The DNA window GAAGAGGGTCGACAGGTATAATCAAATGCAGAGTGGCGGAGATGGTGGCAATCGGAGAGCCCCTGTACCAGCAAGGAGGAGGGCGATGGCCATGTAACTCTGATACTGTGGGCTCAGTTTTGTAGGAGAAATCTACATTTTTATACCAAATTTCCTCCTTTAAGTATGTTGTAAGCCTGGCCTAGGAGCTGCCAGTTTTGGAGTCTTTGGCCCCTGTTCACTAACCCTGTGTCCCTGCAGGGCTACGCACATGGGGATCACTGGGGCTGGCTTCCCCTGGGATAGGGGGACTCCTGGCTCTCTTCCCTGGGGCCTGCCTGGCCTGGTGGGAGCAGGAATGTTCCCAGCACATGGGGAACTTGCTCCCTCATTCATCTGCCTGGCAGGTGCCTCTTGCATGTGGTCGGAGCTGGACGCTGGACTTACGTATTCCTGAGCAAAGTCAATGAGGTTCTGGAGGTCAATGTCGTCCCGATAGGCCTTGACGTTGTTGTTGATGAAGAGGTTGAGCTGGTCTCGAATCCAGTCCTTGAAGACAAAGGCCAGGATCCCTGTTGCCAGCTCCAGGAAGAAGATGAGGCCAAGGAACACAGAGAACTGGGGTTGGGGGCAAACAGACAGTGGGGGTCAGAGATACAGGGCCTGGGGGTGCCACCAGGTGGGGCTCCACCCACTGTGATCTGAGATAGCCCAGAGTTCCCATGTTCTATCATGTTAGtactatcttatttatttatttataattacattttttagggccacgccccccgcatatggaagttcccaggctaggggacaaactggagctgcagttgtcagcctacatcacagccacagccacagccgcaccaggcctcagccacatctgccacctataccacagctcacagcaatgccagatccttaacctactgagggaggtcagggatggaacctacgtcctcatggatactagtcaggtttgttactgctgagccacaagggaactcccaatattgtTTTATGATGAAAAAAGCACCTTCTTACCTAACCTGTTGTCTTTGAGAAACCGCTCTCTATATACACCTTCAGTTTCTGTGGCTCAGATGGAGGCATCTCTACCTCTTCTCAATCCCAGATAGAAGACTGGGCATGAGTCAACACCAATCAGAGTGCTACCTCCCCTTGGGGCCACAGGGATTGGTCTAGAGGTGACCAATCAGGATTAAGGAGTTGCAATTAAAGGACTTTGACAGAATGGCTGAGGAGAGCCTCACTCAGCATCCTGCAAGAGTTCCTGGGAGGGCAGCATGAAGCCAACATCCACCCATTCCTGGACATCCTTTCAGCCCAAGAGGACTGGAGCCAAACCAGAGGGACAGagctgagaaagagagagaccaaGGCAAGTGGCACTGTGGTGGCCCCTGGATCCAAATGTGCCGGAGGCTAACATCCACCTAGGCTTTTCTTAGTGGCCCTTTCAGTCACTTACAAtagaatatcctataaatatagATAATGCAAATCTGGTGATCACTGTTACACtaacataataataaaactatcattattaAGCATGAACTATATGCCAGAAGTGGGTGGGAGGAGGTTGGGCTCCCCAGTGGGTTTAGGTGGGAGGGCACTCACAAACTTGAGCAGGAAGGTGTTCTCCCGGAGGGCCCCGATGCAGCCGGCAAAGCCCAGCACCGACATGATGCCTCCAACCACTACAAACAGCCACACAGGGTCAAGGCCTCCCAGATCTGTCAGCGCCGAGATGTTAGAGAGAACGCCCTGTGTAGGGGGAACAGAGCCAAGTGGGGGAGCTGGCCTTCCCACCACTTTGACCCACAGCAGCCCCACACCCTACCAACACTGCCTTACCTTCTCACCCCAGGCCCAGAGGCCAATGGCCAGGAACAGGGCTCCCAGCACCTGCAGGAGTAGCAGCAAAGAGCTGAGGGCTGGGGCACCAGCATCCATTCCCACCCCCAGTAGAGCCTCCTGCCCGCTAGTGCTCAGGGTCTTCGGGAAGCCACGggtagagaaagaagggaaagggtTGTAAATGGGTCCAGGGTCTTTTCCACCTTCCCAAGAATCCATCACAGTGTTTCTTCTCCACAGGACACATCTGGAAAGACTGCACCCTCCTCAGCCCTGAGAGGGACATAGGGGCCCCTTCGTGAATTCAGAACTGGAACTGAGGGTGGCCAAAATAGTCCCACCAAGCAACAGCAGCTGTTTCTTGAGACTCTGCTCTCACCCGAGGCCTGGGTTAGGGTTCCAggctcctgccccctcccaaGTCTGGTCTTCCTGCTGCCCTGCAACTCTGTGACCAACATCCCATGCTTGTCCCACCATTTCAACCTCCATCTGGCAGAGTCCCTTCTTGTAGTTCACAGCCCAAGACCCCTGAATGACAAGGAATCCTGATGCAGAGCAGGATCAGCAGAGGGGCCCCAGCCTTGGCCTTCTAAATGCCCTCCACTATCGCACCTCATTTCCTTACTGGGAAGACCCTGACAAGTTGAAGCCAGATGCCCGAGGCTAGTCTCAGGGGGAAAGCACCCCTCCTGCCCAAGCCAAAGGCCATGACTGCACCTCTTCAGacctccccctcccacctgctTTCTCCACAGCCCCCATCCCCCCGCAGCAAGCACAGAGCCTCAGTCAACTCCACTCCTGAACAGCCACCTTTAGCTCCTTCCCCTCTCTGACCTCAGGCTCCTCCCACTGCTGTACtcttttctagaaatatttttccttccttcccctacACTGGATCTGGGATGTGAAACCAAACACCACTTCTGCCTCATCCCACTTGATCCACCCACAGCCTTCAGAGAGGGAAGGATCACGATCACTACTTTATCTTTCCTGAATTTCTCCATGGTTAATGCAAGGCCATTCCTCCCTCCCGCCCCTTTTCTCAGCCTCCTTCCTACAAAGCTCTGCTTCACCTGCGCAACTGTGCACATGgctactccctcccccaccaggttCCCCCTTTGGCCTCTACCCTCTCCTCTCACTCACCTTTCACGCCATCATGACACTGGCATCTCATGATCTCCACCTGAACCTCTCCCTGGCTCTAGAGCCCTTCATCCCCCTGCCTGCTGCAAACACTTCCACATTCCAGGCTCCGTTCCAAGTGCCAGATATACATCAGTGAATAGGACACATGAGCTCTCAGCCCTCATGAAGTTTACACTCCAGTGGGGAAATCCACAGTGAACAAGCAAGGTAATTTCCAATACCAACAGAGCCTTTAAAGAAATCAAACAGGGTGATGCCATGGGGAGTGACTGGGGTGGTGGGAACGTGGTGATGACATTTTCAATGAGGTCTGAGTGATGGAAAGGCGTATTGAGGAGTAgagaattccaggcagaaggactGGCAAAGGCCTTTAAGATCGTGTTTGGTGAAGCAAGAGACAAACTGAACAGGTAGCAGGGCCAGACCCCACAGGGTATTGTGGGCCACAGGGAGGAGTCTGGACTGTATTCTAGCGAGAAAAAAATGGCAAGGTTTAGCAGGGTGACATCAGGGTCTGCTTTcaactaaaacaaacaagcaaaccccTGGGCCTGTTTCACAGGTACCTCCTTCAGGCCACCTTGATCCAAACCCAAACCCCCAAGGGGCCTCGTCCTGGAAATGAGGCCTCATAACTCCCCCTGGAGCCTTCCTCCTcgctcccacccaccccagctttgcaccagccctcctccctggtctccttACCTCCAAGCCCTGCCCCTCACTCACCCATGGCAGCCAGACACATCTGCCTCCAGTACAAAAGCTAGAGCAGACCCATCACCCAGCACCAAAGCCCTCAGTGTTCCCCACTGCCCTGAACATAAAACACAAACTCTCTGCCAAGTCCTGGGGTTTTTCACACTCTGGCTCCTCAGCCTCTTAAACAAGTCTGGATCACTCATACCTCTCCCCCCTTGACATCTGGGGGCTCCCTGTCACCTTGGCTCTGCACTTACTGGTTCTGTGAGTCTGGGttaagtgacttaacctctctgtgcctgttccCTTGCCTGTAAAATGTAGATCATAATAAAGTAGCTGCAAGAATACAGTAAGTTATAATTCACTTAATCTGCTTGATAGCCCTGAGGGACAGACTTCATTTTTCACCCACCCGCTGGccgggaagctgaggcccagagagaagtAACTTGCTCACAGTGTCACAGCTAGGCCTGCTGCACCCAGAGTCCCAGACTGCCCCCTCCAGTGCTCTTTGCACATGGCCCCCACCCTTGAGATCTAGGCACTGCTGAGGCCAAGGGACAACCACACTTCATGAGTGGCATGTGGGTAGAGGGTAGTGCCACTGAGTCCTGCTGAACTAAAATGAATGGGCCTGGCATTCTGACCCAAGGCAACAGAAGCAGAGACTGCAGAGGCAGCAAGTAGCCTTGGAGagatgggatgggggagggaaaagggaaagatgaCTTGGCAGGGCCCAGGGGCACAGATGCCACCCTGGGAGGGGCACCAGCAGCTCCCTTCTCCAGACAGGGGCAGCCTGGCTCCAAAGCCTAGGTTTGGTCAGCAGTGGAATGTTGAAATCTGTTCCCCAGGGCTGGCTCTCCTGGCTTCTCATCAGGGGATATCCCACTGGCCCTGGCTGAGAACTAGGGCGATTGGCCCTCCCTGACCACAAGCCTCTTAGTTGGGGGACGGGAGGAGGTTTTGACCTAGCCCTCTTTGTAGGAGCTTAAGGCAAAGCAGCAGGCCCAGGTGCTGGAAAGGTAAAGTGGCAGGGGAGTGGATCCAACCATGGAGGCTCTCCTCCCTATGAGCAAAACCAGGGGTGGGGCCCTGTGCACCCCCCACATCCCAGAGTAGCAAGGGGGCTGGTAGGGATAGGAGGCCACCTGCACCAAGCGTGGCCGTGGGGGTCCTCAAGGACCCTGTCTCTGTCAGGTCTTAGGAAGACCCCGGAAGACTACCCCTCCCCGCCCAGTACCGCAGTGGCTGAGACCCGCCCCCTGCAATCCAGGCCTCAACGCAGTTCCTTCGGGTGGTCctgggggtgggtgtggaggtgggagtgggaggaaaGAGTGGGGAGACGGTCCCAAGTCCTTGTGGCAGAGCGCGGTCTCCCCCTAGTAAGGGCCTGAGCCCCCTTCTCCTGGCATCCCCAGCACAGGGCCCAGAACCCACCCAGCGCTCACCCAGAAGACGATGTTGAAGCCAAACAGGAAGTATTTCCCGCAGCAGCCGACCTCGGGTTCCTGGAAGTGCTGGTGCTTGCCGGGCATGGTGAGAGGCCGCCCGCCGGCCCGGGAACCGGAGCCGGGGGCTAGGCCCAGCCCTCCGCGGGCCGCCCTGGGCTAGAGCCGCCCGGGGCCTAGCCCGGCGGCTGCGGCTTCATGGCCTCTGCCGCACAGAGCGCCGGTCGGGCCCCGCCCTCCCAGCAGGGACCGCCCCTCAGGGACCGCCCCCGGCACCCGGACCGCCCCTCACTAGGTTCCCCCCAGAGCCCTGACTCTAGGCCTGCCTCCGCCTCCGCCCCCAGCCCTACTCTGCCACCCTCCACTTGGAGCCCCGCCCCTGGACCTCTCTCCAGGCCCGCTCCTGTAAGGCACCACCCCAGGCCCAGACCCTCCCCCACGACTCAGACCCCTCGGAGCTCCGCCTCTAGGCCTGACTCCGCCCCTTTGGCCGGCCGCTGCTGCGGACTCCCGCTTCAGACCCACCTGAGACACCTGCTGAGGGCGCCGCAAGCCGCAAGCTGGAAAGAGCCTCAATTCCTCCCACCTCAGTTCCTCCCATATCGCAGAGTTCGGTACCAGGGCCACCCCAATCCCCGGCTTTGCTGTCAATGCCCAACCCTGGAGAGGAGTAACCACTGCTCTCCTGAGCGAGTGGAGGATGGTAAAGGATGGCTATGTTGACGGTGTTTTTAGCACACATGCAGGATGTTTTATTACAGTGGAGTCGAATCACAAGCGCTTCTCATTGGACGAAATTCAGTTCTACTTCTTCTGGTTCAAACTCAGAAGTGATGACACCTGGGTCCTGTGAAGACTACACCTGTTGTTCCCCGCTGCTTCGGTTTTGCCAAGGGCATACACTGCATCTCCTGGGTCAAACCCCTTTGGTGGTTGACACCCACCCCCATTCCGCGTCTAACCCCTCTCCTCTGTACCAGCTTAGGCCCTACTCAGGCTGCTTGGTACCCAAGTTTTTCACAGGAGCCCTCTCAAGGCAGGACTGGAACAGATCAAGGTTTGGGGAAATCTTAATTTCAGAGccctcaaaataatttattttgtttaaaagtatttatttagaaTAGGTACAGAAAGGGGCTTAAGCTCCATCACCTTTCAGTTAATCCATGTCTAGTAGAAGGCCTGACCACCACGGCCTCCTCTCCTGGGTCAGGCCttcatccacccccaccccccataaacTAGGAACCCATACTCAGCTGGCTGCTGGAAGGTGTGGGACACAGGGTGGGCTCCAAGGCTGCAAATCTCATGGAAGCAACCATGAAAGTTTTGAAAAAGCAGAATGATCACTCAAGAGACTCCCGTCCCTGAGCACTAGCTCTCAGGGTGTCAGTGAGCTCCCTCCCCCAAAATGGAAGAGTCTGGCCCTCAGGCCACCTGGCCTGCTTCCCCCAGGTAGGGGCACCAAGGAAGCTCTGGATCCTAGGATTTGCTCCTGTTATCTTTCCACCTGCAGATGAGCCCCCCACCCCGTGACTCACTTCACCCCAGTTTACCCAACCCACCCCCAGGGTTGAAACAAGGCCACCTTTGTGCTGCCCTGGCCCTCAGGTTGCCCCTACCCACCCGAGCTGCCCCTAGGCCTGGGCCCCAACTCACATTAAAGAATGTTCATATACACTCCAAGATAGGTGAAAACCATGCCGTCTGCCCTCagcccagcaccccccccccacacacacacagcagtggAAAGCTCAGGGGCAGCCAAATGGGCAGTGGTGCCAGGGTCCCCTCACACCACAAATTTGTTCTTGGCTAGGGAGTTACTCTTGGTGGCCGTGTCTGCGTGAGCCTGGTACCCAATGACGGTCTTTGTGGAGAGGCCCAGGCGCTCTTTGTAGACACGCCTGGGAGGCAAGTAGAAGAGGAGATGAGACAGGCAGTCATTAATGGGTCCTGGAAATAACCTGGGACCCTGGGTCCTTGGCCCGATGTCCCTCCTCTAGTTCCAGCCACAATCACGCCTGTTGTGTGTGTCTTACCCACGTGGAAACCCAAAATGTGACTAATGCGAGACAGAAAAGGTCTGTTCAGTAACAGTTTGAAATCCAGATTCCACACCCTTTATAAAAgcggggaagaaggaagggggagacaGCCTGGAGAGTTCCAGAAGTCTCTCCTGCTGGCCAAGTCATGCCCCTCCCTCGGTTCCACCTTCTCCCCTTGAAGagacccagcccccagcctgtgccagaggtgcccCTCACCCAATGTGCAGCACGCCCTCCTGGTTCTCTGCCTCCCTCGTCCACACAGCAATTTTGTCCCTCTTGGTTCGGATGTTGATGACAGCCCCACACACGTCTTGGCTGTGCTCCTCAAAGCTCTCCCCAATCAGACACAGCAGCTGGGGCCACAAAAGGAGGAGGATGAGAACTCCGGGTGGCCACAGAGCCTGCCCCCGCCATCCCTGAGACCAtggccacccccaccacccccgccaccctccaccccagcccccccGCAACTCACTGTCTCCAGCCACAGGTGGTCCAGCTCGCTGTGGCGCTGCTGCTTGGCGAGGCTGACTAGCCAGCGGCCACCCCGCTTATTCCTGCTGTCTTCCCACATGGGCTCAATGCCGTCCTGGGAGGCCAGATGGCAAATCAACCACCTCCCTTCATTCAAAAGGAAGCGAGAGCCCGGCCACCTCCGAGGGTCCTGCTTGGGCCCCTCAACAGGCCTCCTCGTGCCAACTTGTCTCTGCCTCTATCCCTTCTGTACTAGCAGGTTCCACCACCAGCCATTCAGCCCCCCAAACTCTCCTGTGAGTTCCCATGGGCCCCCGAGCCTCAATATCTGTTGCCTCATGGATCCTCTCACAGGTGTGTTTGTCTCCTTTACTGAACCAAGTTCCTTGAGATGAGAGTTCAGATAGGAGGTTTCTTAAGGAAGCATCTGGGGCCACCCCAGCGTGGCCTAAGGGCAGCCTTTCCCGGTTCAGCAGAACACAAGTCACAGAGGGAAATCTTTAAACACTGATATTAGGGCTCCACAGCACAGCACCTCCAGGGAGGGACCTGGACACTGATGAGTGTCCTCAGgccattctttgtgtgtgtgtgtgtgtgcctttttgccatttattgggccgctcctgcagcatatggaggtttccaggctaggggtctaattcagagctgtagccactggcctacaccagagccacagcaacacaggatccgagccgcgtctgcaacctacaccacagctcatggcaacgccggatgctttaacccaccgagcaagggcagggatcaaacctgcaacctcatggttcctagtcggattcgttaaccactgcaccagacgGTAACTCCTCCTCGGACCATTCTGATGCTTGTCTCTAGTTAAGGAGCCAGGCCAGAAATGTAGgccccctcttccccctcccctgtcctTCGAGGTGCAGCTGAGGTCTGATGCTCTGCCCAAGCTTCTGTGCAGCCATCCTTGTCTCTGAGAGAGGCTGTGCCCCATCCCCAAACCCCTGGGAAGAATCAGCTCCCCTGGGCCGGAGGGGAAGGAAAGCAGAGCTTACCTTGAACAGGGCGTAGTCGCAGCCGCAAGAGAGCTTACTGGCCAGCTGGATGTTACTGTACATCCTGGAGagaggcccccagcccaggctgaAAGTCCAGGCTTTTTATGGCCTGATTCCAACTGGTCTCAGACCCCACCGCTTTCTATCCACCTTCCAGCCTCCAAGCCCTTTGCGTGTACTGGTAGCCCCTGCCAGGAATTCCATCCCCACTTACCTAGACCCTCAAATCCCACCTTCTCACCCATTCCTGGGATTTATGGAGCCCCTTTTAGACCCCCTCACTGGATCATCACAGACACAAGCTTTGTGGCTGAGAcgagctcagagaggggaaggagcttgcccagggtcacaaagcATGAAGCCGTGGATTCAGGGCCAAGTCCTTGCTTCTCCTACCTCGCAGGCTCTCTCCCTGAGCCCCAAGAAGACTTTGCAGGGCTGtgaccaacccccaccccacctctacCCACTCCAGGCAGAACCTGCCAAGCCCCAGTCCTCAGCAGATGCTGCAAGTTTCCAGGAAGAGCTGGGGAATTTGTGTAGGAAGCAACTTCCTGGAGCGATAGGGTCTGAGAAGGATTCCCCCCCCCCTGACCCTGGCCTCCTCAGCGAGGGACACTCACGCCCAGAAGTCCTCCACGGTGTCAAACTTGGTGACCAGCTGCAAGTTGTCCTGCCAGGCCCGGCTGTGGTCATTCTTGAAGAACCACAAAGCCCACCTGGAGTGGAGAGACATGGGCAGGAGGAAGCAGGGcccacccctgcctgccccccccccgacccccagcaGCAGCTAGGGTGGCAGAGAAGTCCTGCCCCTTCAAGGAAGATGGGGCACAgattccccctccccaccccacccccaccacccaagGCAACTAGAGTTATCCTGAAGAGCCAGGGAGGAGTTAGGGCTTTTAACCAAGAATTTCAACTGAATTAAGGCTGGAAGGGCCACCTGGGCCCAAGTCTTAGGCCCACTCTGGCCTTTCCCAGATGAGGAACTGTGGCCAAGGCCAAGAGCAGGGCCTGTCTACCTGTTCAGAAGTGGGTGCAACTCCAGCTTGCTCTTCGCGGGGCCCGGATTCCAGGCCTTCCTCCTCAGGGACAGCAGAGCCCTGGGAGAGCACGGAGCCTCCTCGCCCCCCCAGGCCCCTGCTGCCACCTCCttgtcctctttctctttctcctccttttcgTTCTGCCCCTTTCGGACGTCACCCTCAGCGTCTCTGACCTGACCAAAGAAAAGAGTCAGGCTGGGCGGTGGGCCCCAGCCCTCGCTGCCCAAGGAGGCAGGCAGGTGGACTTACAGGGCCGGCGGTAGCCATGCTGCATCCGACAGGTcccccagctgctggcctttaACCCCCATCACCCGCCCCCCATCACCTGGGCAGGGCACTGGGAGGAGCCAATATGGGAGGAGTTCAGAGGGGAAAGGGTTTACACTGTTACTTCTATTAGCAAGCATTTAGTGAGCACCTTCTGCATgtaggctgcaggcacagctaTGGTCAGGCAGACCTTGCTCCCTACTCGCAAGGTGCTGGCCATAGGGgagctgagacacaaagggaaggATCGATATTAGGGAGTctgctttttctgcttttagTGAAACCACATCCCACCATGAGGggactttgaatttatttatttttaactttctttttcttttttctttgctcttttctagggccacacccatggcatatggaggttcccagggtaggggtctaatcggagctgtagccaccagcctgcgccacagccactgcaacgcaggatctgagccccatctccgacctacaccacagctcatggcaacaccagatccttaacccactgagcgaggctggggatcaaacccacaacctcatggttcctagttggattcattaaccactgagccatgacaggatctcctggACTTTGAATTTAAAATGGACTGTCCCAGAGATGGTAGAAGCAGTGACTCTGATGGAGCGGGTGCCATAGCCAGTCAGGGACCTCACACACACATCGTGATGTGTCCTTTTTGGCCCTGCTGTTGTTCACCTCCTTGATTTTGCCACGAGTGTCATCTGACACACACCTGTATCTGGTCTATGGCAGCATCTAAGagtttttaatgtaattacttaAAAACAAGGAgattgagagttcccgttgtggcccaccagattaagaacctgactagtatccatgaggatgtgggtttgatccctggcctctttcactgggttaaggatccagccagcgattgtagctctgattcaacccctaggcagCCCtacgaaaaaataaaataataaaataaaataaaataaaaccagggaGATCGTATATTAAAAATCCACATATTTGGTTGCTCTTGAAATTTTAGAAAGTCCTGGCAACACTGGGGCCTCCACCTCACAatctgctgcagctgaggctgccTTTTGGAAGCACAAATGAGGTTGCACACACCACACCGGACCATTGCACACTCGCTTCCTACCTCCTGGGCATTGATAGCCAAGGGCAGTGAGCAGTCACACAGCCTGGGTTCACGACTTCCCTGTCCTGGCCTCGACTAAGTACTTGAACTTCGCTGGGTCGCAGTTTCCCTGTCTGGAATATGGGAACATTAACTATCTCCAACTCAGAAGCTTACTGTATTAAGTAACAGAAAACATATCAAGCCCCCAGAACAaggcctggctcagcggttaatagCAGTCAGCTGAGGGCTtccccagggtgggggagggagtggggaggtggaggagggaggaaaagttCTGAGCTCTGGATACCCTTTCCCTGCCTTCTGCACGGCACCCTTTTCTGCAGGGGCTGAAACCTCCCTAAGCTTCTTAATGTTTCTCACCCTCCCCTCAGCCACTTTTAAGATCCCAGCCCTGTAAGggatcccttcccctcccctacACCCAGGGGAGCCCATGACCACCCAGAGGCTGACAGTTAATATCTGTTCAACCCGAATCCCTAAGCTCCAGGGTGTGCCAGAAGCAGATGAGTGGCCCCTGTGGTGTGGTCCATCAGGGGAGCCAGACATCAGGTTGTCTCACCAAGACCTGTGTCATCACAAATGCAGGCctctgaaaagaaaggaattggCAGAGTGGGGAAGTTGAAGTCAGTGACCTAAACCAAGGCCTTAGAGCAGCAGTTCTCAAGTACATGGATCAGAATCACCTGCTTGTTAAACACACACAGCTGGGCTCTGCCTCCAAACTTCTGATGTCTTAGCATCAGACTTGGGCCTGAGAATTGGCATTTCTAacgagttccctgatggtgctgGCCAGAGACCCCATTTCCAGAACCACCCACTGACTCAGAAGCAGCTCACGGAAGAGGGGACATTTGAGTGAGCATTAACTCGGTGGGTGGAGGTGGTGCCTCTGGGAATGGGAATTGCATGTGCAAAGGCTCTGGGGCCAAGGGACCATGGGGTactggaggaagagaagaaagactaCCACGGCTGATGCCCAAGGCGGGAAGGATGGCAAATCTTGATCTTAGGAGAGCGGAGACCCATTAGTTCATTTGTTAAGTAACTGTCTGTGGCTTCCTTCTGGAATGGTAAGTTCTAGGAGAGCAAGGACTCCCTGAGTCATGTTTCTGCTGAatctccagtgcctagaacagtacctggcacacagtaggcactcaggaAAAGCCACTTGAAAAGAATAGGTGCCAGTGACCCGTTACATGACTTCTCCTCTCTGGGTGACCcttctctcatctgtaaagtgggactgAAAATACTTGCTTTAAAGGACTGCTTTTAGGGCTGAATGTTACCATGGAC is part of the Sus scrofa isolate TJ Tabasco breed Duroc chromosome 2, Sscrofa11.1, whole genome shotgun sequence genome and encodes:
- the EIF4E1B gene encoding eukaryotic translation initiation factor 4E type 1B isoform X2, with protein sequence MATAGPVRDAEGDVRKGQNEKEEKEKEDKEVAAGAWGGEEAPCSPRALLSLRRKAWNPGPAKSKLELHPLLNRWALWFFKNDHSRAWQDNLQLVTKFDTVEDFWAMYSNIQLASKLSCGCDYALFKDGIEPMWEDSRNKRGGRWLVSLAKQQRHSELDHLWLETLLCLIGESFEEHSQDVCGAVINIRTKRDKIAVWTREAENQEGVLHIGRVYKERLGLSTKTVIGYQAHADTATKSNSLAKNKFVV
- the TSPAN17 gene encoding tetraspanin-17 isoform X5; translation: MPGKHQHFQEPEVGCCGKYFLFGFNIVFWGVLSNISALTDLGGLDPVWLFVVVGGIMSVLGFAGCIGALRENTFLLKFFSVFLGLIFFLELATGILAFVFKDWIRDQLNLFINNNVKAYRDDIDLQNLIDFAQEYWSCCGARGPNDWNLNIYFNCTDLNPSRERCGVPFSCCVRDPAEDVLNTQCGYDVRLKLELEQQGSIHTKGCVGQFEKWLQDNLIVVAGVFVGIALLQIFGICLAQNLVSDIKAVKANW
- the TSPAN17 gene encoding tetraspanin-17 isoform X3 encodes the protein MPGKHQHFQEPEVGCCGKYFLFGFNIVFWVLGALFLAIGLWAWGEKGVLSNISALTDLGGLDPVWLFVVVGGIMSVLGFAGCIGALRENTFLLKFFSVFLGLIFFLELATGILAFVFKDWIRDQLNLFINNNVKAYRDDIDLQNLIDFAQEYWSCCGARGPNDWNLNIYFNCTDLNPSRERCGVPFSCCVRDPAEDVLNTQCGYDVRLKLELEQQGSIHTKGCVGQFEKWLQDNLIVVAGVFVGIALLQIFGICLAQNLVSDIKAVKANWIKHDDGYKLLK
- the EIF4E1B gene encoding eukaryotic translation initiation factor 4E type 1B isoform X3, with translation MASTLRVGSKVCLTIAVPAAYMQKVRDAEGDVRKGQNEKEEKEKEDKEVAAGAWGGEEAPCSPRALLSLRRKAWNPGPAKSKLELHPLLNRWALWFFKNDHSRAWQDNLQLVTKFDTVEDFWAMYSNIQLASKLSCGCDYALFKDGIEPMWEDSRNKRGGRWLVSLAKQQRHSELDHLWLETLLCLIGESFEEHSQDVCGAVINIRTKRDKIAVWTREAENQEGVLHIGTQVSSLLSLNQKK
- the EIF4E1B gene encoding eukaryotic translation initiation factor 4E type 1B isoform X1; this encodes MASTLRVGSKVCLTIAVPAAYMQKVRDAEGDVRKGQNEKEEKEKEDKEVAAGAWGGEEAPCSPRALLSLRRKAWNPGPAKSKLELHPLLNRWALWFFKNDHSRAWQDNLQLVTKFDTVEDFWAMYSNIQLASKLSCGCDYALFKDGIEPMWEDSRNKRGGRWLVSLAKQQRHSELDHLWLETLLCLIGESFEEHSQDVCGAVINIRTKRDKIAVWTREAENQEGVLHIGRVYKERLGLSTKTVIGYQAHADTATKSNSLAKNKFVV
- the EIF4E1B gene encoding eukaryotic translation initiation factor 4E type 1B isoform X4 — encoded protein: MATAGPVRDAEGDVRKGQNEKEEKEKEDKEVAAGAWGGEEAPCSPRALLSLRRKAWNPGPAKSKLELHPLLNRWALWFFKNDHSRAWQDNLQLVTKFDTVEDFWAMYSNIQLASKLSCGCDYALFKDGIEPMWEDSRNKRGGRWLVSLAKQQRHSELDHLWLETLLCLIGESFEEHSQDVCGAVINIRTKRDKIAVWTREAENQEGVLHIGTQVSSLLSLNQKK
- the TSPAN17 gene encoding tetraspanin-17 isoform X4, which translates into the protein MPGKHQHFQEPEVGCCGKYFLFGFNIVFWVLGALFLAIGLWAWGEKGVLSNISALTDLGGLDPVWLFVVVGGIMSVLGFAGCIGALRENTFLLKFFSVFLGLIFFLELATGILAFVFKDWIRDQLNLFINNNVKAYRDDIDLQNLIDFAQEYWSCCGARGPNDWNLNIYFNCTDLNPSRERCGVPFSCCVRDPAEDVLNTQCGYDVRLKLELEQQGSIHTKGCVGQFEKWLQDNLIVVAGVFVGIALLQIFGICLAQNLVSDIKAVKAN